The proteins below are encoded in one region of Shewanella algae:
- the flhB gene encoding flagellar biosynthesis protein FlhB gives MAENEDGQEKSEEATSRRLQQAREKGQVARSKELGTSAVLLAAALGFAMLGPSLAASLASVMSRIFSMERDQIFDTNSMFNVWGIVAAELGWPMAGFILFLGFVAFVGNIVLGGISFSTQAFMPKGSKMNPMTGFKRMFGVQALVELAKGIAKFSVVALSAYLLLSFYFEDILRLSQDHLPGNIRHALDLLVWMFILLSASTLVIVVIDVPFQIWNHAKQLRMTKQEVKDEYKDTEGKPEVKGRIRQLQREMAQRRMMSEVPKADVIVVNPEHFAVAIKYDVDKSPAPFVLAKGVDDVAFKIREIAREHQVAIVSAPPLARAIYHTTKLNQQIPEGLFTAVAQVLAYVFQLRQYQKGKGTRPKPIPLNQPIPDEYKQY, from the coding sequence ATGGCAGAGAACGAAGACGGACAGGAAAAAAGCGAGGAAGCAACCTCCAGGCGCTTGCAACAGGCCAGAGAGAAGGGGCAGGTTGCAAGGTCAAAAGAGTTGGGTACCTCGGCGGTATTGTTGGCCGCAGCCCTGGGTTTTGCCATGCTGGGGCCAAGTCTGGCCGCCAGTCTGGCCTCTGTCATGAGCCGTATCTTCTCCATGGAACGGGATCAGATATTCGATACCAACAGCATGTTCAATGTCTGGGGTATAGTTGCCGCCGAGCTGGGTTGGCCTATGGCCGGTTTTATTCTGTTTCTCGGTTTCGTGGCCTTTGTCGGTAATATTGTTCTTGGCGGTATCAGTTTTTCGACCCAGGCATTTATGCCCAAGGGCAGTAAGATGAACCCTATGACCGGCTTTAAAAGGATGTTCGGGGTACAGGCGCTGGTGGAGCTGGCCAAGGGGATCGCCAAGTTTTCCGTTGTGGCACTGTCAGCCTATCTGCTGCTGAGCTTCTACTTTGAAGATATTCTCAGATTGTCGCAGGATCACCTGCCGGGCAACATACGCCATGCATTGGATCTCTTGGTATGGATGTTTATTCTACTGAGTGCGTCCACCCTGGTGATAGTGGTCATTGACGTGCCGTTTCAAATTTGGAACCACGCCAAGCAATTGCGGATGACCAAGCAGGAAGTCAAAGACGAGTACAAGGACACCGAAGGAAAGCCCGAGGTCAAAGGCCGTATTCGTCAGTTGCAAAGGGAGATGGCCCAGCGGCGGATGATGAGTGAAGTGCCCAAGGCCGATGTGATAGTGGTTAACCCCGAGCACTTCGCGGTAGCGATAAAGTACGATGTAGACAAGTCACCTGCGCCCTTTGTGCTTGCCAAGGGCGTCGACGATGTGGCCTTTAAAATTCGTGAAATTGCCAGAGAGCACCAGGTTGCCATAGTATCGGCGCCGCCTCTGGCGCGGGCGATTTACCATACCACCAAGCTCAATCAGCAGATCCCCGAAGGCCTTTTCACCGCTGTAGCCCAAGTACTCGCCTATGTGTTCCAGCTCAGGCAATATCAAAAAGGCAAGGGCACTCGGCCCAAACCTATCCCCCTCAATCAACCCATCCCGGATGAATACAAGCAGTATTGA
- the flhA gene encoding flagellar biosynthesis protein FlhA, whose translation MDVKATLGQLRQVKPANFKGVGTPLLVLATLAMIVLPMPAFLLDILFSFNIALALVVLLVAVYTQRPLDFAAFPTVLLVATLLRLALNVASTRVVLLEGHNGGDAAGKVIEAFGSVVIGGNYAVGLVVFLILIIINFAVVTKGAGRISEVSARFTLDAMPGKQMAIDADLNAGILNQEQARVRREEVTREADFYGSMDGASKFVKGDAIAGILILVINILGGFIIGIVQHGLSFSQAVEIYTLLTIGDGLVAQIPGLLLSIAAALMVTRQNESGDMGQQVVQQMFDNPKSLLIASAVLFVMGIVPGMPHLAFLTFALLASVGAFFIYKRNEKNKQQALELAKKGPTEKSLNEPKELSWDDVRHVDTIGLEVGYRLIPLVDKGQGGELLGRIKGVRKKLSQELGFLVPAVHIRDNLDLSPNAYRISLMGVASGEAEVRHDCELAINPGQVFGKLDGIETKDPAFGLDAVWIAPELREHAQTLGYTVVDAATVVATHLSQLLTNNASKLLGYEEVQQLLDMLAKHSPKLVDGFIPDVMTLGNVVKVMQNLLNEGVSIRDLRTIVQTLLEYGPKSNDTEVLTAAVRIALKRMIVQEIAGPEPEIPVITLAPELEQMLHQSMQATGGEGPNIEPGLAERMQQSLAGAAQKQEMVGQPAILLTSGMLRSTLSRFVKHTIPNLRVISYQEVPDEKQIRIVSAVGQQG comes from the coding sequence ATGGATGTTAAAGCGACGCTCGGGCAACTGAGGCAAGTAAAACCGGCAAACTTCAAGGGCGTAGGCACGCCGCTTCTGGTCCTGGCGACGCTGGCCATGATAGTTTTGCCTATGCCGGCCTTTCTGCTGGATATCCTGTTTTCCTTCAATATCGCCTTGGCGCTGGTGGTGCTGTTGGTGGCTGTTTACACCCAAAGGCCACTGGATTTTGCTGCTTTCCCGACCGTTTTGCTGGTAGCCACTCTGCTCAGACTGGCGCTTAACGTCGCTTCTACCCGGGTGGTATTGCTCGAAGGTCATAACGGCGGTGATGCTGCCGGTAAAGTGATTGAGGCCTTCGGCTCTGTGGTGATCGGCGGTAATTATGCCGTAGGTCTGGTGGTGTTCCTCATTCTGATTATCATCAACTTTGCCGTGGTAACCAAGGGTGCCGGGCGTATTTCGGAAGTGAGTGCCCGCTTTACCTTGGACGCCATGCCGGGTAAACAGATGGCGATTGATGCCGACCTCAATGCCGGGATCCTCAATCAGGAGCAGGCCAGGGTACGCCGGGAAGAAGTCACTCGTGAGGCCGACTTCTACGGCTCTATGGACGGTGCCTCCAAGTTTGTGAAAGGGGATGCGATTGCCGGTATTTTGATCTTGGTGATCAATATCTTGGGTGGCTTCATCATAGGGATAGTTCAGCACGGACTGAGCTTTTCCCAAGCGGTAGAGATTTACACCCTGCTGACCATAGGTGACGGCCTGGTAGCGCAGATACCCGGGCTGTTGTTGTCCATCGCTGCCGCGCTGATGGTGACCCGTCAGAATGAGTCCGGCGATATGGGACAACAGGTCGTGCAGCAGATGTTTGACAACCCCAAATCATTGCTCATCGCTTCTGCGGTACTCTTTGTGATGGGTATAGTGCCCGGCATGCCACATCTGGCGTTTTTAACCTTTGCCTTATTGGCCTCAGTGGGCGCCTTCTTTATCTACAAACGTAATGAAAAGAACAAACAACAGGCGCTGGAGCTCGCCAAGAAAGGGCCCACCGAGAAGAGCCTCAACGAACCCAAAGAACTCAGTTGGGACGATGTACGTCATGTGGACACCATTGGTTTGGAGGTGGGTTATCGACTTATTCCTTTGGTGGATAAAGGTCAGGGCGGCGAGCTTCTTGGCCGTATCAAAGGGGTGCGCAAGAAGCTGTCTCAGGAACTGGGTTTCCTGGTGCCGGCAGTACATATCCGCGACAACCTCGACCTTTCTCCCAATGCCTATCGCATCTCTTTGATGGGGGTGGCAAGTGGTGAAGCCGAAGTACGCCACGATTGTGAACTGGCAATTAACCCGGGACAGGTATTCGGTAAGCTGGATGGTATTGAAACCAAGGATCCCGCCTTTGGTCTGGATGCGGTATGGATTGCCCCCGAGCTCAGAGAGCATGCCCAGACTCTGGGCTACACGGTTGTGGATGCCGCCACAGTGGTGGCCACTCATCTCAGCCAACTTCTGACCAACAACGCCTCCAAACTGCTGGGCTACGAAGAAGTGCAACAGTTGCTGGATATGCTGGCCAAGCATTCGCCCAAGTTGGTCGATGGCTTTATTCCCGATGTGATGACCCTGGGTAATGTGGTTAAGGTGATGCAGAACCTGCTCAACGAGGGGGTATCGATTCGGGATCTGCGCACCATAGTCCAAACCCTGCTGGAGTACGGTCCCAAGAGCAATGATACCGAGGTGTTGACCGCCGCGGTACGTATTGCCCTTAAACGCATGATAGTGCAGGAGATAGCCGGTCCTGAGCCGGAAATCCCCGTCATAACTTTGGCGCCAGAGTTGGAACAGATGTTGCATCAGTCAATGCAGGCGACAGGGGGCGAAGGTCCGAATATCGAGCCGGGACTGGCAGAGCGTATGCAGCAGTCACTGGCCGGAGCGGCCCAGAAGCAGGAAATGGTAGGTCAGCCCGCCATATTGCTGACATCCGGCATGCTGCGTTCTACTCTGTCACGTTTTGTTAAGCACACTATTCCCAATCTGCGGGTGATCTCCTATCAGGAGGTTCCCGATGAGAAACAGATACGCATAGTGTCAGCCGTTGGCCAACAGGGGTAA
- the flhF gene encoding flagellar biosynthesis protein FlhF — translation MKIKRFFAKDMRAALAQVKETLGADAVIMSNKKVTGGIEIVAAVDYDSPKPAAAPTASPFMELGEDKVSLGSGHVRSNSKTNPEPVADSLQALLERQQSRLNEQLGQQNSAKDLDMPAWAKGLAEEHKPAPQLREKTPERASKGNSAKQQQEMEAMREELASLRGLLTHQLSSLMSDQRSRTDPVGAMLKRKLLEAEFSPDVAERLASLSQHYQSAELGRALPQSLANLLDNQGDDLMRQSGIVALVGPTGVGKTTTLAKLAARFIAHHGPDSVLLVTMDHYRIGAFEQLATYGKIMGCPVKQAHDLNELEQILYQFRSRKLVLIDTAGMGQRDMRLYQQLDNLAANTRLPIRSYLVLSATGQRRVLEEAVSHFQRIDLAGAVLTKLDESVSLGAALSVLIQSGLSLSYITDGQRVPEDMQVADTLTLAKQALAVLNKTEASHFNNKARSEEMTYAFE, via the coding sequence GTGAAGATTAAACGTTTTTTTGCCAAAGATATGCGTGCTGCGCTGGCTCAGGTGAAAGAGACTCTGGGGGCTGATGCCGTAATCATGTCCAACAAGAAGGTTACCGGCGGCATAGAGATAGTGGCGGCGGTTGACTACGACTCTCCCAAGCCCGCTGCGGCGCCAACCGCATCGCCTTTTATGGAGCTGGGTGAGGACAAAGTCTCCCTCGGCAGTGGTCATGTGCGCAGCAATAGTAAGACCAACCCGGAGCCTGTTGCCGATTCTCTGCAAGCTCTGCTTGAGCGGCAACAGAGCCGTTTGAATGAACAGTTGGGGCAGCAAAACAGCGCCAAAGATTTGGATATGCCTGCTTGGGCCAAAGGGCTTGCTGAAGAGCACAAGCCAGCGCCACAGCTGCGTGAAAAAACGCCTGAGCGGGCAAGCAAGGGCAACAGCGCCAAGCAACAGCAAGAGATGGAAGCCATGCGTGAAGAGCTGGCTTCCCTGCGTGGTTTGTTGACCCATCAGCTTTCCAGTTTGATGTCGGATCAGCGCAGCCGTACAGATCCTGTCGGTGCCATGTTGAAGCGTAAATTACTGGAAGCCGAGTTCTCCCCTGATGTTGCCGAGCGCCTGGCATCTTTAAGCCAGCACTATCAAAGCGCTGAACTTGGCCGTGCCTTGCCCCAAAGTCTGGCAAACCTGCTTGATAATCAAGGTGATGATTTAATGCGTCAGAGCGGCATTGTCGCGTTGGTCGGTCCTACCGGTGTTGGTAAAACCACAACATTGGCCAAACTTGCGGCCCGTTTCATTGCCCATCATGGCCCGGATTCTGTATTGTTGGTCACCATGGACCATTATCGCATCGGAGCCTTTGAGCAATTGGCAACTTATGGCAAAATAATGGGATGTCCGGTGAAGCAAGCTCATGATCTCAATGAGTTGGAGCAGATACTGTATCAGTTCCGTAGCCGGAAACTGGTTTTGATAGATACCGCAGGTATGGGACAAAGGGATATGCGCCTGTACCAACAACTGGATAACCTTGCCGCCAATACCCGTTTGCCTATTCGTAGCTATCTGGTGCTCTCGGCAACCGGTCAACGCCGGGTGCTTGAAGAGGCGGTAAGTCATTTCCAGCGAATTGATCTCGCAGGGGCGGTTTTAACTAAACTTGATGAGTCCGTCTCTTTGGGCGCCGCGCTGAGCGTGTTGATCCAAAGTGGGTTATCATTAAGTTATATTACTGACGGTCAAAGGGTTCCTGAGGATATGCAGGTAGCCGATACCCTGACCTTGGCCAAGCAGGCATTGGCCGTATTGAACAAGACAGAAGCAAGCCATTTTAATAATAAAGCCAGGTCAGAAGAGATGACCTATGCATTTGAGTAA
- a CDS encoding MinD/ParA family protein, which translates to MTRDQASGLRMMNQPNNEKVKVIAVTGGKGGVGKTSVSINTAVALAEKGKRVLVLDADLGLANVDVMLGLRAERNLSHVLSGESELDDIIVRGPKGIGIIPATSGTQAMVELTAAQHAGLIRAFSEMKTQFDILVVDTAAGISDMVLSFSRASQDVLVVVCDEPTSITDAYALIKILSREHGVFRFKIVANMVRSLREGMELFAKLSKVTDRFLDVALELVATIPFDENLRKSVRKQKLIVEAYPKSPASIAYHGLANKIMSWPIPQQPGGHLEFFVERLVQRTEYQEEGASE; encoded by the coding sequence ATGACCCGGGACCAAGCGAGCGGTTTACGAATGATGAATCAACCAAATAACGAAAAAGTAAAAGTGATTGCCGTGACCGGAGGCAAGGGTGGGGTGGGTAAAACCAGCGTCTCCATCAATACTGCGGTTGCTCTGGCAGAGAAAGGCAAACGCGTCCTGGTATTGGATGCTGACCTTGGGTTGGCCAACGTGGATGTGATGCTCGGGCTGCGCGCCGAACGTAACTTATCCCATGTGCTCTCGGGTGAGTCTGAACTCGATGATATTATTGTTCGTGGCCCAAAAGGAATTGGCATTATTCCCGCCACCTCGGGCACCCAGGCCATGGTCGAGTTGACTGCAGCCCAACACGCAGGTCTTATCCGCGCCTTCAGCGAAATGAAAACCCAGTTTGATATTTTGGTAGTCGATACGGCTGCCGGGATCTCAGATATGGTACTCAGCTTCTCTCGTGCATCACAGGATGTACTCGTGGTGGTCTGTGATGAACCTACCTCAATTACCGATGCTTATGCACTGATTAAGATACTCAGTCGTGAGCATGGTGTGTTCCGCTTCAAAATTGTCGCAAATATGGTACGTAGTTTGCGGGAAGGTATGGAGTTATTTGCTAAGCTCAGTAAAGTAACCGACAGATTTTTGGATGTGGCACTGGAACTTGTAGCAACTATTCCGTTCGATGAGAACCTGCGCAAGTCGGTGCGAAAGCAGAAACTGATAGTGGAAGCTTATCCCAAATCTCCGGCCAGCATCGCCTACCATGGGCTGGCCAACAAGATTATGAGCTGGCCTATACCTCAGCAACCGGGAGGCCACCTCGAGTTCTTTGTCGAACGTTTGGTACAAAGAACTGAATACCAGGAGGAAGGTGCGAGTGAATAA
- a CDS encoding RNA polymerase sigma factor FliA, protein MNKAAAYSGLNDKTQIVEQYAPLVKRIAHHLLARLPASVQLDDLLQAGMMGLLEASSKFDGSKGAKFETFAGIRIRGAMIDEIRRGDWVPRSVHRNNRRVAQVMDELEQELGRDARDSEIAERLDMSLDEYHHILNDVSTGKIIGIEDLGVAPDVLVSEDMPADDTFEDLAQSQFQSALTDAIKRLPERDALVLSLYYDEALNLKEIGAILEVSESRVSQIHSQAMLRLKAKLKHWTQA, encoded by the coding sequence GTGAATAAAGCGGCTGCATACTCAGGTTTAAACGATAAGACACAGATCGTTGAGCAATATGCACCGTTGGTAAAACGAATAGCCCATCACCTGCTCGCGCGTCTGCCTGCATCGGTTCAGCTCGATGACCTGCTGCAGGCCGGCATGATGGGACTGCTGGAAGCTTCATCCAAATTTGATGGCAGCAAAGGTGCCAAGTTTGAAACCTTTGCCGGGATCCGCATACGTGGCGCCATGATAGATGAAATACGCCGTGGCGACTGGGTGCCACGCTCGGTTCATCGCAACAACCGGCGTGTAGCTCAGGTGATGGATGAGCTCGAACAGGAGCTGGGCCGGGATGCCCGTGATAGTGAAATTGCCGAGCGACTGGATATGTCGCTGGATGAATACCATCATATTCTCAATGATGTTTCTACCGGCAAAATCATAGGGATAGAAGACCTGGGGGTAGCGCCCGATGTACTGGTGTCGGAAGATATGCCGGCCGACGACACTTTTGAGGATCTGGCCCAAAGCCAATTCCAATCAGCCTTGACCGATGCAATTAAGCGCTTGCCAGAGCGCGATGCCTTGGTTTTGTCGCTATATTATGATGAAGCACTGAATTTAAAAGAGATTGGTGCCATTCTTGAGGTAAGTGAGTCCAGGGTGAGCCAGATCCATAGTCAGGCCATGCTGAGGCTGAAAGCCAAACTCAAGCACTGGACACAAGCGTAA
- the cheY gene encoding chemotaxis response regulator CheY, whose product MDKNMKILIVDDFSTMRRIIKNLLRDLGFNNTQEADDGSTALPMLQKGDFDFVVTDWNMPGMQGIDLLKAIRADEHLKHIPVLMVTAEAKREQIIAAAQAGVNGYVVKPFTAATLKEKLDKIFERLG is encoded by the coding sequence TTGGACAAGAATATGAAGATTCTTATCGTTGATGACTTTTCAACGATGAGACGGATCATTAAGAACTTGTTGCGAGACCTGGGGTTCAACAACACCCAGGAAGCAGACGACGGTTCAACAGCCCTGCCTATGCTGCAAAAGGGCGATTTTGATTTCGTCGTAACCGACTGGAACATGCCAGGTATGCAGGGGATTGACCTGCTCAAGGCGATTCGCGCCGATGAGCACCTCAAGCATATCCCTGTATTGATGGTGACAGCCGAAGCAAAACGCGAACAGATCATCGCGGCTGCTCAGGCCGGTGTGAATGGTTATGTCGTTAAACCTTTTACTGCCGCTACGCTGAAAGAGAAGTTGGATAAGATCTTCGAACGGCTCGGTTGA
- a CDS encoding protein phosphatase CheZ produces the protein MKAETSGLVTLEQAQELVALLSQGEQEKADELLRELAAPLQRDLFDEVGKLTRQLHSALVDFQVDSRLIELANTDIPDAKERLTYVIDMTEQAANKTMDAVEECLPLSDALSTNLQNVKPAWDKLMRRDLALHEFKSLCHDVQHFMQQSEADACRLRELLNQILMAQDFQDLTGQMIRRVIELVREVENSLVSMLTVFGEQPLDEIRGKEEKSIEAEGPILNAEQREDVVNGQDEVDDLLSSLGF, from the coding sequence ATGAAAGCAGAGACATCCGGGCTGGTGACACTGGAGCAGGCGCAGGAATTAGTGGCCTTGCTCAGTCAGGGCGAGCAGGAAAAGGCCGATGAATTACTTCGGGAACTGGCGGCTCCCCTGCAACGGGATCTGTTTGATGAAGTTGGCAAGTTGACCCGCCAGTTGCATAGCGCCTTGGTGGATTTTCAAGTGGATAGCCGGCTTATTGAGCTTGCCAATACTGATATTCCCGATGCCAAAGAACGACTGACTTATGTCATAGATATGACAGAGCAAGCCGCCAACAAGACCATGGACGCGGTTGAGGAATGTCTGCCGCTGTCGGATGCTCTGAGTACCAACCTGCAAAATGTTAAGCCCGCCTGGGACAAGTTGATGCGCCGCGATCTGGCCTTGCATGAATTCAAGAGCTTGTGTCATGACGTACAGCACTTTATGCAGCAGAGCGAAGCCGATGCCTGTCGCCTGCGGGAATTGCTGAATCAGATTCTGATGGCCCAGGATTTTCAGGACTTGACCGGACAGATGATTCGCCGGGTCATAGAACTGGTTCGGGAAGTCGAAAACAGTTTGGTTTCTATGCTGACAGTATTCGGTGAGCAGCCGCTGGATGAAATTCGCGGCAAGGAAGAGAAGAGCATAGAGGCAGAAGGGCCTATCCTGAACGCAGAGCAACGCGAAGACGTGGTGAACGGTCAGGATGAAGTAGATGATCTGCTTTCGAGTCTGGGTTTCTAA
- a CDS encoding chemotaxis protein CheA: protein MAFDVDEEILQDFLIEAGEILELLQEQLVSLENNPEDTDLLNAIFRGFHTVKGGAGFLGLAPMVDVCHEAENTFDLLRTGKRSVSSELMDIILQALDSINTMFGQTQSGQEQEPADEVLLDKLKLLSSGAPLPSEQAQEETSVAVETSDESVDELFDGMLDSAGVELFDEPAAPTPEAPKASAQGAEGSIDEIDEAEFEALLDALHGSGKGPSANSTPAPSGDAPKPSDSAPTNSSSDDITDDEFEKLLDELHGKGQFAAAPAANSAVEEAPAASVDADEISDDEFEKLLDELHGKGAGPGANTSGSEPAAGNATAKAPAASQASASQAAAPKAPAANAAATPKAAPAAAKVEAPKAAAKPQAKAPAVAKDTAPAKAATSVPQGETTVRVDTARLDEIMNMVGELVLVRNRLVSLGISREDEEMSKALANLDLVTSDLQGAVMKTRMQPIKKVFGRFPRVVRDLARSLNKEIDLRMIGEDTDLDKNLVEALADPLVHLVRNSVDHGIEMPDVREANGKPRTGVITLAASQEGDHILLKIEDDGAGMDAAKLKEIAISRGVLDEDSAARMSDQEAYNLIFAPGFSTKVEISDISGRGVGMDVVKTRITQLNGSVHIDSVKGKGTRLEIKVPLTLAIMPTLMVEVAKQVFALPLSSVNEIFHLDLTKTNIVDGQLTVIVRDKAVPLFYLERWLSRKPMSFQHGDKKHGHVVIVQLGTMQIGFVVDALIGQEEVVIKPLGSMLHGTPGMAGATITSDGGIALILDVPGLLKHYAKSKR from the coding sequence ATGGCCTTTGATGTTGATGAAGAGATACTCCAGGATTTTTTAATTGAAGCAGGCGAGATCCTAGAGCTGTTGCAGGAACAGTTGGTGTCTCTGGAAAACAATCCGGAAGATACGGATCTGCTCAACGCCATCTTCAGGGGATTTCACACGGTCAAAGGCGGTGCCGGATTCCTGGGATTGGCCCCCATGGTGGATGTATGCCACGAGGCAGAAAACACCTTCGACTTGTTGCGTACCGGTAAGCGCAGCGTCAGCTCTGAATTGATGGACATCATTCTGCAGGCGCTCGACAGTATAAATACCATGTTCGGCCAAACTCAGTCCGGTCAGGAGCAAGAGCCCGCGGATGAAGTCTTGCTGGACAAACTCAAGTTGCTCAGTTCTGGGGCGCCTTTGCCCTCCGAGCAGGCTCAGGAGGAAACTTCTGTTGCAGTAGAAACCAGCGATGAGAGTGTTGATGAGCTGTTTGACGGCATGCTCGACAGCGCCGGTGTGGAACTGTTTGATGAGCCGGCCGCGCCAACTCCTGAAGCACCCAAGGCCTCGGCCCAAGGGGCTGAAGGCAGCATAGATGAAATCGATGAAGCCGAGTTTGAAGCCCTGCTGGATGCCCTGCATGGTTCAGGCAAGGGACCTTCTGCCAATAGTACACCGGCCCCGAGTGGTGATGCTCCCAAGCCCAGCGATAGCGCACCTACCAACTCCTCTTCCGATGACATTACAGACGATGAGTTTGAAAAGCTGCTCGATGAGCTGCACGGCAAAGGCCAGTTTGCTGCCGCACCCGCGGCCAACAGTGCCGTAGAGGAAGCGCCTGCTGCCAGTGTCGATGCCGATGAAATTTCCGATGATGAGTTTGAAAAGCTGCTTGATGAGTTGCACGGTAAAGGCGCCGGCCCTGGCGCTAACACCAGTGGTTCAGAGCCTGCTGCGGGTAATGCAACTGCCAAAGCGCCTGCTGCATCTCAAGCCTCTGCATCTCAAGCAGCCGCACCCAAAGCACCGGCAGCGAATGCCGCTGCTACGCCAAAGGCGGCTCCAGCTGCTGCCAAAGTCGAGGCACCTAAAGCGGCCGCCAAACCTCAGGCCAAGGCTCCTGCTGTTGCCAAAGACACAGCTCCAGCCAAGGCTGCGACCAGTGTGCCTCAGGGGGAAACCACTGTTAGGGTAGATACGGCTCGCCTGGATGAGATCATGAACATGGTCGGTGAGCTGGTATTGGTACGTAACCGCTTGGTCAGCCTCGGGATATCCCGCGAAGATGAAGAGATGTCCAAGGCGCTGGCCAACCTGGATCTGGTGACCTCCGATCTGCAGGGTGCCGTGATGAAGACCCGGATGCAGCCGATTAAGAAAGTATTCGGCCGTTTCCCTCGGGTGGTTCGCGACTTGGCCCGCAGTCTCAATAAAGAGATAGATCTGCGGATGATAGGTGAAGACACGGATCTGGATAAGAACCTGGTCGAAGCCCTTGCCGACCCTCTGGTGCACCTGGTGCGTAACTCAGTGGATCACGGTATTGAAATGCCTGATGTGCGCGAGGCCAATGGTAAGCCCAGAACCGGGGTTATTACCTTGGCGGCCAGTCAGGAAGGTGACCATATCCTGCTTAAAATTGAGGATGACGGCGCCGGTATGGACGCTGCCAAACTCAAAGAGATTGCCATAAGTCGTGGTGTGCTGGATGAAGACAGCGCCGCCCGAATGTCCGATCAGGAAGCCTATAACCTGATCTTCGCTCCCGGCTTCTCAACCAAGGTGGAGATTTCTGATATCTCCGGCCGAGGTGTTGGGATGGATGTGGTCAAGACCCGTATTACTCAGCTTAACGGCTCTGTGCATATCGACTCGGTCAAGGGTAAAGGCACCCGTCTGGAGATCAAGGTACCTTTAACCTTGGCGATTATGCCCACTCTGATGGTGGAAGTTGCCAAGCAGGTGTTTGCCTTGCCGCTCTCCAGCGTGAATGAGATTTTCCATCTGGATCTGACCAAGACCAATATTGTAGATGGGCAATTGACAGTGATTGTTCGGGACAAAGCTGTGCCACTCTTCTATCTCGAGCGTTGGCTCAGCCGTAAGCCGATGAGTTTCCAGCATGGTGACAAGAAACATGGCCATGTGGTCATAGTTCAGCTTGGCACCATGCAGATAGGCTTTGTGGTAGATGCCCTGATAGGTCAGGAAGAGGTGGTAATTAAACCTCTTGGCTCCATGTTGCATGGCACACCGGGTATGGCCGGGGCCACAATTACGTCGGACGGCGGAATCGCGCTGATCCTCGATGTACCAGGATTATTGAAGCACTACGCCAAATCCAAGCGTTGA
- a CDS encoding protein-glutamate methylesterase/protein-glutamine glutaminase, producing MTIKVLVVDDSSFFRRRVSEIVNQDPELEVIGMANNGAEAVKLAAELKPQVITMDIEMPVMDGITAVRQIMASHPTPILMFSSLTHDGAKATLDALDAGALDFLPKRFEDIATNKDEAIRLLQQRVKALGRRRIFRPIVRPSVAPTPATTPSRPTAPGTLQRQAVTAESAAASRQPVRRSGGAAPARASGKQYKLLAIGTSTGGPVALQRILTQFPADYPHPILLVQHMPAAFTPAFASRLNGLCKIEVKEAVNGDMLRPGCAYLAPGGMQMMLERSGAGGRIKILAGNEEMNYKPCVDITFASASKAFGGDVLAVILTGMGADGREGARMLKGVGATIWAQDEASCVVYGMPQAVTAAGISSQSISLDNMAEAILRESARG from the coding sequence ATGACCATTAAAGTTTTGGTTGTCGATGATTCGAGCTTCTTTCGACGACGTGTCAGCGAGATAGTCAATCAGGATCCTGAGCTTGAGGTGATAGGTATGGCCAATAACGGTGCCGAAGCCGTTAAACTGGCCGCCGAGCTCAAGCCTCAGGTGATTACCATGGATATTGAAATGCCTGTCATGGACGGGATTACCGCCGTGCGGCAGATAATGGCCTCTCATCCGACACCTATCCTGATGTTTTCCTCCTTGACCCATGATGGTGCCAAGGCGACCTTGGATGCGCTGGACGCCGGGGCTCTCGATTTTCTGCCCAAACGTTTTGAGGACATTGCTACCAACAAGGACGAAGCGATTCGACTGCTTCAGCAAAGAGTCAAGGCGTTGGGACGCAGGCGTATATTCCGCCCTATAGTCCGTCCGAGTGTGGCGCCTACGCCGGCAACCACCCCAAGCCGACCCACGGCGCCAGGCACTCTGCAGCGTCAAGCCGTCACAGCTGAAAGTGCTGCCGCCAGTCGCCAGCCGGTGAGGCGCAGCGGCGGTGCGGCCCCTGCCAGAGCCAGTGGTAAACAATACAAGCTGTTGGCTATAGGCACATCCACTGGCGGCCCTGTGGCATTGCAGCGAATTTTGACCCAGTTTCCGGCAGATTATCCGCATCCCATCTTATTGGTACAGCACATGCCTGCAGCCTTTACTCCGGCCTTTGCCAGCAGGCTCAATGGCTTGTGCAAGATAGAAGTCAAAGAAGCGGTCAATGGCGATATGCTAAGACCAGGCTGCGCCTATCTCGCGCCCGGTGGTATGCAGATGATGCTCGAGCGCTCCGGCGCCGGAGGCCGGATTAAAATTCTTGCCGGCAATGAAGAGATGAACTACAAGCCCTGTGTCGATATCACTTTTGCTTCAGCCTCCAAAGCCTTTGGCGGAGATGTACTGGCGGTTATTCTGACGGGGATGGGTGCCGATGGCCGAGAAGGCGCGCGCATGCTCAAAGGTGTTGGTGCCACCATCTGGGCCCAGGATGAAGCCTCTTGCGTCGTCTATGGCATGCCACAGGCAGTGACCGCGGCCGGTATCTCCAGCCAGTCCATCTCACTGGATAATATGGCAGAGGCGATATTGAGAGAATCGGCTCGTGGCTGA